One stretch of Schlesneria sp. DSM 10557 DNA includes these proteins:
- a CDS encoding IS66 family transposase, with protein MSTDGSILPDDVEQLKAMIAARDAVIARREAVLLQRDIEIVGHRAVIAQKEMVITSLHDVVEQQQAKLERVHEQLARLLRERYGPRKERVDPNQLTLFTPEELAELIRELKRDQQDSVSTDDGSLPQDESLGAAKPKGHGRRPIPPEIPRETIVHELTEQERQCPCCGELRAEIGREVSEQLEFIPARLKAIRHERVRYACRGCEEHVVLAPKPPQPIDKGLPGPGLLANLIVSKYGDYLPLYRMEDILSRYRLLLRRSTLCDWVASMADLLTPLYDLLCQRVRQSGVIHTDDTSIKMLSEGQCQNCKFWTYIGDPAHPYVAYEFSLTRAGRNPSRFLEGFSGYLQADAFSGYDQIYAKEQVTEVACMAHCRRYWQEASHTDARRAYEALGYISRLYQLESEFEAAGLSGASLRDARQQHAVGILKTFRSWLNEEQNQVLPKSPIGQAFTYTLNQWEATCRYTDDGALQIDNNLAERMMKPPAILRKNMLFVGGEQGGHRAAILLSLVGSAKYCEVEPWHWLRAVLEELPKRLRTGADPPDLTDLLPDQWLKAHPEHRWKIETIRKKERQRSKQQKANKRKKR; from the coding sequence ATGAGTACGGATGGCTCCATTCTTCCTGATGACGTTGAGCAGCTCAAGGCGATGATCGCCGCACGTGATGCGGTCATCGCCAGAAGAGAGGCCGTCCTTCTACAGCGCGACATCGAGATCGTGGGACATCGCGCCGTCATCGCGCAGAAAGAAATGGTGATCACGTCATTGCACGACGTGGTTGAGCAGCAGCAGGCCAAACTGGAACGTGTGCATGAGCAACTGGCTCGCCTGCTTCGTGAACGCTACGGGCCGCGTAAGGAACGGGTCGATCCGAATCAGCTGACCCTGTTCACACCCGAAGAACTGGCGGAACTGATTCGCGAACTGAAGCGGGATCAGCAGGATTCGGTTTCGACCGACGATGGTTCGCTGCCCCAGGACGAGTCGCTGGGGGCCGCCAAGCCCAAGGGGCATGGCCGACGTCCCATCCCGCCTGAGATTCCGCGGGAAACCATCGTCCATGAACTGACGGAGCAAGAGCGACAGTGTCCCTGCTGTGGAGAGTTACGCGCCGAGATCGGACGTGAGGTCAGCGAGCAGCTGGAATTCATCCCCGCCCGTCTCAAGGCGATTCGGCACGAACGAGTGCGCTACGCCTGCCGGGGCTGCGAAGAGCATGTGGTGCTGGCTCCCAAGCCACCGCAACCGATCGACAAAGGCCTGCCGGGACCGGGACTGCTGGCGAACCTGATCGTGTCCAAGTATGGAGACTACCTTCCGCTGTATCGGATGGAAGACATTCTCTCGCGCTACAGGCTTCTCCTGCGGCGAAGCACACTGTGTGACTGGGTGGCGTCGATGGCCGATCTGCTGACCCCCTTGTACGACCTGCTGTGCCAGCGTGTGCGACAATCGGGTGTGATCCATACCGATGACACGAGCATCAAAATGCTGTCCGAAGGTCAGTGCCAGAACTGCAAGTTCTGGACGTATATCGGCGATCCCGCTCATCCGTATGTCGCCTACGAATTCAGCCTGACGCGCGCTGGGAGGAACCCGTCCCGGTTTCTGGAAGGCTTCTCGGGTTATCTGCAGGCGGATGCCTTCAGCGGGTACGACCAGATCTATGCCAAAGAACAGGTGACAGAAGTCGCCTGCATGGCACATTGCCGCCGGTACTGGCAGGAGGCCAGTCACACCGATGCGCGACGGGCGTACGAAGCGCTGGGCTACATCTCACGGTTGTATCAACTGGAGTCTGAATTCGAAGCGGCAGGGCTGAGCGGTGCATCACTGCGTGACGCACGCCAGCAGCATGCGGTTGGGATTCTCAAGACCTTCCGCAGCTGGCTGAACGAAGAGCAAAACCAGGTACTCCCCAAGAGTCCGATCGGACAGGCCTTCACCTACACACTGAATCAGTGGGAGGCGACCTGCCGCTACACCGACGACGGTGCACTGCAGATCGATAATAATCTGGCGGAGCGGATGATGAAGCCTCCCGCCATCCTGCGGAAGAACATGCTGTTCGTCGGCGGCGAACAGGGAGGTCATCGCGCTGCGATCCTGCTCAGTCTGGTCGGCAGTGCCAAGTACTGCGAGGTGGAACCGTGGCACTGGCTGCGAGCGGTCCTGGAGGAACTCCCCAAACGACTACGCACGGGAGCAGATCCCCCCGACCTGACAGACCTGCTCCCCGATCAATGGCTGAAGGCCCATCCCGAGCACCGCTGGAAGATCGAAACGATCCGCAAAAAAGAACGCCAAAGGTCCAAACAGCAAAAAGCCAACAAGAGAAAGAAACGCTGA